In Halobacterium sp. R2-5, the following are encoded in one genomic region:
- the glpB gene encoding glycerol-3-phosphate dehydrogenase subunit GlpB has product MAIESEVLVIGGGLAGLTSALAAARAGADVRLVSAKQSTLRHASGLVDVLGYTPDGDGPISNPYDAIPDLPDDHPYRTVGAETVREALALFDDAVPSYRGSHTDANALLPTHGGTVKPTARYPAGASAGVASDPRETLLVGFESSVDFDALRAAAHLDAAGVPFDVRGATVRFPGDLRADAKVTRYAALLDANREVTVGGRQRPVREALAERVKPDLGDAERVGFPAVLGDDDPAGVRESLGDELGAAVFEVPMGPPSLPGLRLEDALFDALDDAGVGIETGNPVVDFDGGDAVERVYVEKNGARIPNAADQYVLATGGLVGTGVDSDREGVREPVFDCHVEHPDDRYEWFEDEAFGDHRFPRFGVSTDSGLRPETADGNVEFANLRAAGSVLGGYDFAAEKSGGGVSIATGYAAGRRAAEAVR; this is encoded by the coding sequence ATGGCGATTGAGTCCGAGGTGCTCGTAATCGGCGGCGGGCTCGCGGGCCTCACGAGCGCGCTCGCCGCCGCGCGAGCGGGCGCTGACGTCCGCCTGGTCTCCGCCAAACAGAGCACGCTCCGGCACGCCTCCGGGCTCGTCGACGTGCTCGGCTACACGCCCGACGGGGACGGCCCAATCTCGAACCCCTACGATGCGATTCCGGACCTCCCCGACGACCACCCCTATCGGACGGTCGGCGCGGAGACGGTCCGCGAGGCGCTGGCGCTGTTCGACGACGCCGTTCCCTCCTATCGGGGCTCGCACACCGACGCGAACGCCTTACTGCCGACTCACGGCGGCACCGTGAAGCCGACCGCGCGCTACCCGGCGGGCGCGAGCGCCGGCGTCGCCAGCGACCCGCGAGAGACGCTGCTCGTCGGCTTCGAGTCCTCGGTCGACTTCGACGCGCTCCGCGCCGCCGCCCACCTCGACGCCGCCGGCGTGCCGTTCGACGTGCGCGGGGCGACGGTCCGCTTCCCGGGTGACCTGCGCGCCGACGCGAAAGTCACGCGGTACGCGGCCCTGCTCGACGCGAATCGCGAGGTCACTGTGGGCGGCCGCCAGCGGCCAGTCCGGGAGGCGCTCGCGGAGCGCGTGAAACCCGACCTCGGCGATGCGGAGCGCGTCGGCTTCCCGGCCGTGCTCGGCGACGACGACCCGGCCGGCGTCCGCGAGTCGCTCGGCGACGAACTCGGCGCTGCCGTCTTCGAGGTGCCGATGGGGCCGCCCTCGCTGCCGGGGCTCCGGCTGGAGGACGCCCTATTCGACGCGCTCGACGACGCCGGCGTCGGCATCGAGACCGGGAATCCCGTGGTCGACTTCGACGGTGGCGACGCCGTCGAGCGCGTGTACGTCGAGAAGAACGGCGCGCGAATCCCGAACGCGGCCGACCAGTACGTGCTCGCGACCGGCGGGCTCGTCGGCACGGGCGTCGACTCCGACCGCGAGGGCGTCCGCGAGCCGGTCTTCGACTGCCACGTCGAGCACCCGGACGACCGCTACGAGTGGTTCGAAGACGAGGCCTTCGGCGACCACCGGTTCCCGCGCTTCGGCGTCTCGACTGACTCCGGGCTGCGCCCCGAAACAGCGGACGGAAACGTCGAGTTCGCGAACCTGCGGGCCGCGGGAAGCGTGCTCGGCGGCTACGACTTCGCGGCCGAGAAGTCCGGCGGCGGCGTCTCGATTGCGACCGGGTACGCGGCCGGCCGGCGCGCCGCGGAGGCGGTACGATGA
- a CDS encoding anaerobic glycerol-3-phosphate dehydrogenase subunit C, whose translation MSDSRHSEFDPAVPETAERDPPGDSVVDGENPDLRPGADSCYKCSTCDTSCPVAEVDDDFPGPKFQGPEQWRLKDGDDSVDESVMDCSNCMRCDSACPTGVPLSQMHNTARGEYVSEELSKLSVEYVRDRLLANYRKSAWLASKVPRLANAAANFGPARWLAETLLGVTREREFPEFATETFTEWWAANGGAAGSKERARAARERRGEPADAEKQVAYFHGCYAEYNTPEVGRALVRVYEHFGYEVVVPQQGCSGTPMFANGMLADARRDAEINVSSLSDLVDEGYDAVASCTSCSMALRQEYPELFDIEGIEDVAANTFESVEYLRVHEDLAGELAEADVGADLAAEFAYHAPCHARNQGLDRQAVELFGDLDGVGVEDVGDSCSGISGTYGWKAEKYETSMEIGAEMFDHMEAADGETGLTECPTCAMQMEHGTDYDVRHPLELLEAALVD comes from the coding sequence ATGAGCGACAGCCGGCACTCCGAGTTCGACCCCGCGGTGCCGGAGACGGCCGAGCGTGACCCGCCGGGCGACAGCGTCGTCGACGGCGAGAACCCCGACTTGCGACCGGGCGCGGACTCCTGTTACAAGTGCTCGACGTGCGACACGAGCTGCCCGGTGGCGGAGGTCGACGACGACTTCCCCGGCCCGAAGTTCCAGGGGCCCGAGCAGTGGCGGCTCAAGGACGGCGACGACTCCGTCGACGAGTCGGTGATGGACTGCTCGAACTGCATGCGCTGCGACAGCGCGTGCCCGACGGGCGTGCCGCTCTCCCAGATGCACAACACCGCCCGCGGCGAGTACGTCAGCGAGGAGCTGAGCAAGCTGTCCGTGGAGTACGTGCGCGACCGGCTGCTCGCGAACTACCGCAAGTCGGCGTGGCTCGCGAGCAAGGTGCCGCGGCTCGCGAACGCCGCCGCGAACTTCGGGCCGGCGCGCTGGCTCGCCGAGACGCTGCTGGGCGTCACGCGCGAGCGGGAGTTCCCCGAGTTCGCCACGGAGACGTTCACCGAGTGGTGGGCGGCGAACGGCGGCGCAGCCGGCTCGAAGGAGCGCGCGAGGGCGGCCCGCGAGCGCCGCGGCGAGCCCGCGGACGCCGAGAAGCAGGTGGCGTACTTCCACGGCTGCTACGCGGAGTACAACACGCCCGAGGTCGGCCGGGCGCTCGTGCGCGTCTACGAGCACTTCGGCTACGAGGTGGTCGTCCCCCAGCAGGGCTGCTCGGGCACGCCGATGTTCGCGAACGGGATGCTCGCGGACGCGCGCCGGGACGCCGAAATCAACGTCTCGTCGCTGTCCGACCTCGTCGACGAGGGCTACGACGCCGTCGCCTCCTGTACGTCCTGTTCGATGGCGCTCCGGCAGGAGTACCCCGAGCTGTTCGACATCGAGGGAATCGAGGACGTCGCCGCGAACACGTTCGAGTCCGTCGAGTACCTCCGCGTCCACGAGGACCTCGCGGGCGAACTCGCGGAGGCCGACGTGGGCGCCGACCTCGCCGCGGAGTTCGCGTACCACGCGCCCTGCCACGCCCGCAATCAGGGCCTCGACCGGCAGGCCGTCGAGCTGTTCGGCGACCTCGACGGCGTCGGCGTCGAGGACGTGGGGGACTCCTGCTCGGGCATCTCCGGGACGTACGGCTGGAAGGCCGAGAAGTACGAGACGTCGATGGAGATCGGCGCGGAGATGTTCGACCACATGGAAGCCGCCGACGGGGAGACCGGGCTGACGGAGTGCCCGACGTGCGCGATGCAGATGGAGCACGGCACGGACTACGACGTCCGCCACCCGCTGGAGCTCCTCGAAGCCGCGCTCGTCGACTGA
- a CDS encoding universal stress protein, translated as MVTRILVPMDDSEMAERALEFALGEHPDAEITVLHVAGGPSPMMGGATAIALEDGLEERAREAADVVFDRARELATEHDHEVETDLAFGSPAKAIVEEAESFDLVVMGSHSGSLSDRLFTGNVAEKVFRHSPAPVTSVR; from the coding sequence ATGGTCACGCGAATTCTCGTCCCGATGGACGACTCCGAGATGGCCGAGCGCGCCCTCGAGTTCGCGCTCGGCGAGCACCCCGACGCCGAAATCACCGTCCTGCACGTCGCCGGCGGCCCGTCCCCGATGATGGGCGGGGCGACGGCAATCGCGCTCGAAGACGGCCTCGAGGAGCGCGCGAGAGAGGCGGCGGACGTCGTCTTCGACCGCGCCCGGGAACTCGCCACCGAGCACGACCACGAGGTCGAGACGGACCTCGCATTCGGCAGCCCGGCGAAGGCGATCGTCGAGGAAGCCGAGTCGTTCGACCTCGTCGTCATGGGCTCGCACAGCGGGTCGCTGTCCGACCGGCTGTTCACGGGGAACGTCGCGGAGAAGGTGTTCCGGCACTCGCCGGCCCCCGTGACGTCGGTCCGTTAA
- a CDS encoding manganese catalase family protein, producing the protein MFYHEDKLQYKVEVEEPNPAFAKMLQQAIGGIEGEMRVALQYFFQSAAVPDEHAEYREVLRDTAAEELAHIEMLATAVNKNLEGADVSLADGFSSVAAQQPRHFLSSGLHAMPNDSNGVPFDGSWIVATGNLASDMYANIMAESGGRLLATRLYEMTDDPGMKDMLAFLIARDTMHQNQWISILKDLGDPEELLDVHPIPDSFPDEVENQEFNYAYLSTNLDPQDDPGKPWTSGESPDTEGEFSFMNQHDIEGPAMSVSDAISETHNEPAPQGEDSATGDDD; encoded by the coding sequence GTGTTCTACCACGAAGATAAGCTCCAGTACAAAGTCGAAGTCGAAGAGCCGAACCCGGCGTTCGCGAAGATGCTCCAGCAGGCCATCGGCGGCATCGAGGGCGAGATGCGGGTCGCGTTACAGTACTTCTTCCAGTCCGCGGCGGTCCCGGACGAGCACGCCGAGTACCGCGAGGTGCTCCGCGACACCGCCGCCGAGGAACTCGCGCACATCGAGATGCTGGCGACGGCCGTCAACAAGAACCTCGAAGGCGCGGACGTGAGCCTCGCCGACGGATTCAGCTCCGTCGCCGCCCAGCAGCCCCGGCACTTCCTCTCCTCGGGACTGCACGCGATGCCCAACGACTCCAACGGCGTCCCGTTCGACGGGAGCTGGATCGTCGCCACGGGCAACCTCGCGTCGGACATGTACGCCAACATCATGGCCGAGTCCGGCGGCCGCCTGCTCGCGACGCGGCTCTACGAGATGACCGACGACCCCGGGATGAAGGACATGCTGGCGTTCCTCATCGCCCGCGACACGATGCACCAGAACCAGTGGATCTCGATTCTGAAAGACCTCGGCGACCCCGAGGAGCTGCTCGACGTCCACCCGATTCCGGACAGCTTCCCGGACGAGGTCGAGAACCAGGAGTTCAACTACGCGTACCTCTCGACGAACCTCGACCCGCAGGACGACCCGGGGAAGCCGTGGACGTCCGGCGAGTCCCCCGACACGGAGGGCGAGTTCTCGTTCATGAACCAGCACGACATCGAGGGGCCGGCGATGAGCGTCTCGGACGCCATCTCCGAGACGCACAACGAGCCGGCGCCGCAGGGCGAGGACTCGGCGACCGGAGACGACGACTGA
- a CDS encoding SDR family oxidoreductase — protein MEVLVAGAHGQVGQHVTELLADSDHGVRGMVRSEEQVGDIEALGAEAVVADLTESVAHAVEGCDAVVFAAGSGGEAVWEVDRGGAIRLIEAAEDAGADRFVMLSSMGAGDPESGPEALREYLRAKAEADERLRESNLTYTIVRPGELTDEDGTGRIRTAASLDPSDGDVPRVDVAQTLVAAIPAEATHGVTFELLAGDEPIAEAVTSPLGE, from the coding sequence ATGGAAGTACTCGTCGCGGGAGCCCACGGCCAGGTCGGCCAGCACGTCACGGAACTGCTCGCGGACAGCGACCACGGCGTCCGCGGGATGGTCCGGTCGGAGGAGCAGGTCGGAGACATCGAGGCGCTCGGCGCCGAGGCCGTCGTCGCAGACCTGACGGAGTCGGTCGCGCACGCCGTCGAGGGCTGCGACGCGGTCGTGTTCGCCGCGGGGTCGGGCGGCGAAGCCGTCTGGGAGGTCGACCGTGGCGGCGCGATTCGATTGATCGAGGCCGCGGAGGACGCGGGGGCCGACCGGTTCGTCATGCTGAGTTCGATGGGCGCCGGCGACCCCGAGTCGGGGCCGGAGGCGCTCCGCGAGTACCTGCGAGCGAAGGCCGAAGCGGACGAGCGGCTCCGGGAGAGTAATCTCACGTACACCATCGTTCGGCCGGGGGAGCTCACCGACGAGGACGGGACTGGCCGGATTCGGACGGCCGCCAGCCTCGACCCGAGCGACGGCGACGTGCCGCGCGTCGACGTCGCGCAGACGCTCGTCGCCGCGATTCCCGCCGAGGCGACGCACGGCGTGACGTTCGAGTTGCTCGCCGGGGACGAGCCGATAGCAGAAGCCGTGACCAGTCCGCTGGGCGAGTGA
- the trpD gene encoding anthranilate phosphoribosyltransferase, which produces MQEYIERVTAGEDLSLDEARDAVTRLFEDATDAEIGALLAALRAKGETETEIAGFAQGMRDAANTIDVDREPLVDTCGTGGDDYDTINVSTTSTMVAAGAGVPVAKHGNYSVSSSSGSSDVLEEVGVDLDASPEAVEQRIEEHGIGYMHAPAFHPAMKAVIGPRRELGVRTIFNVLGPLTNPAGADAQVVGVYDEDLVPVIGRALSHMGVDRALVVHGDGLDEFALHGESVVAELDDGDIEEYTVTPADFGLEEAPIEDVSGGTPEENARDLRGIVTGDVTGPKRDIILANAGAAIYVAGEADSLEAGAERAAEAIDSGAAAETLETLRDPAPATQ; this is translated from the coding sequence ATGCAGGAATACATCGAGCGCGTCACCGCCGGCGAGGACCTCTCCCTCGACGAAGCGCGTGACGCCGTCACCCGGCTGTTCGAGGACGCGACAGACGCGGAGATCGGCGCGCTGCTCGCCGCGCTCCGCGCGAAAGGCGAGACCGAGACCGAAATCGCGGGGTTCGCGCAGGGGATGCGCGACGCCGCGAACACCATCGACGTCGACCGCGAGCCGCTCGTCGACACCTGCGGCACGGGCGGCGACGACTACGACACCATCAACGTCTCCACGACGTCCACGATGGTCGCCGCCGGCGCCGGCGTCCCGGTCGCGAAGCACGGTAACTACTCCGTCTCCTCGTCGTCGGGCAGCTCGGACGTCCTCGAGGAGGTCGGCGTCGATCTCGACGCCAGCCCGGAGGCGGTCGAGCAGCGCATCGAGGAGCACGGCATCGGCTACATGCACGCGCCCGCGTTCCACCCCGCGATGAAGGCGGTCATCGGGCCGCGCCGCGAACTCGGCGTGCGCACTATCTTCAACGTCCTCGGCCCGCTGACGAACCCCGCCGGTGCGGACGCGCAGGTCGTCGGCGTCTACGACGAAGACCTCGTGCCCGTCATCGGTCGCGCCCTCTCGCACATGGGCGTCGACCGCGCGCTCGTCGTCCACGGGGACGGCCTCGACGAGTTCGCGCTCCACGGCGAGTCCGTCGTCGCCGAACTCGACGACGGCGACATCGAGGAGTACACTGTCACGCCCGCGGACTTCGGGCTCGAGGAGGCGCCCATCGAGGACGTCTCCGGCGGCACGCCCGAGGAGAACGCCCGCGACCTCCGCGGCATCGTCACCGGCGACGTCACCGGCCCGAAGCGCGACATCATCCTCGCGAACGCGGGCGCCGCCATCTACGTCGCCGGCGAGGCCGACTCGCTCGAAGCAGGCGCCGAGCGCGCCGCCGAGGCCATCGACTCCGGGGCGGCCGCCGAGACCCTGGAGACGCTCCGGGACCCCGCGCCGGCGACGCAATGA
- a CDS encoding phosphoribosylanthranilate isomerase — protein MTRAKVCGLTTEADLRAAIDAGADAVGFIADVPVDTPREVSVEHAADLAAAAPPFVTTVLVTMPETPERAVELVERVNPDAVQLHGDLPVEDVEYVAENARAAVLKTVDAEDPEGARYDDAADALLVDSVDSEGAGGTGRTHDWDATREFADAVDSPVVLAGGLTPENVAGAAATVEPFAVDVASGVEKTGGEKDHDAVRRFVANATERREVEA, from the coding sequence ATGACGCGCGCGAAGGTCTGCGGGCTCACGACCGAGGCCGACCTCCGTGCGGCCATCGACGCGGGCGCGGACGCCGTGGGGTTCATCGCGGACGTCCCCGTGGACACACCTCGCGAGGTGAGCGTCGAGCACGCCGCGGACCTCGCAGCCGCCGCGCCGCCGTTCGTCACCACGGTGCTCGTGACGATGCCCGAGACGCCCGAGCGCGCCGTCGAACTCGTCGAGCGCGTGAACCCGGACGCCGTCCAACTGCACGGCGACCTCCCCGTCGAGGACGTCGAGTACGTCGCGGAGAACGCCCGTGCAGCGGTCCTGAAGACCGTGGACGCGGAAGACCCGGAGGGTGCGCGCTACGACGACGCTGCCGACGCGCTGCTCGTGGACTCCGTGGACAGCGAGGGCGCGGGCGGCACGGGCCGCACGCACGACTGGGACGCGACCCGGGAGTTCGCCGACGCCGTCGACTCGCCGGTCGTGCTCGCTGGCGGGCTCACGCCCGAGAACGTCGCCGGAGCCGCCGCGACCGTCGAGCCGTTCGCGGTGGACGTCGCGTCGGGCGTCGAGAAGACGGGCGGCGAGAAGGACCACGACGCGGTCCGGCGGTTCGTCGCGAACGCGACCGAGCGCCGGGAGGTAGAAGCGTGA
- the trpE gene encoding anthranilate synthase component I: MDTTRGEFADLAADGPAVVRVAAELDITTSPLTAYAALTEGDYGFLLESAEKTSASDPDGAFRPSDATEDRHARYSFVGYDPAAVVTAHPDDTEVRALRDDRVTEFLDAGDGDVLDRLRGALPDVDRRGFPDEDRQLLDGGLVGFLAYDAVYDLWLEEVGVERPETPLPDAEFVLTTRTLVFDRATDTVSLVFTPLVGADDDPDDVYDTLVAEAERVQRELAAAAEPEFGGFRVTDERAGAREDYEDSVEKVKEAVLDGEVYQAVVSRTRELDGDVDPRGLYAALRDVNPSPYMFLLSHDDRTVVGASPETLVAVHDDTVLNNPIAGTCPRGSSPVEDRRLAGEMLADEKERAEHTMLVDLSRNDVRRVSEPGSVRVPEFMRVLKYSHVQHIESTVTGTLRDDRDAFDATRASFPAGTLSGAPKVRAMEHIHALEASPRGIYGGGVGYFSWNGDAEFAITIRSATITHDQEDTLRVRAGAGIVADSDPAAEFDETEAKMDGVLAAVERIREEREEPETPEVEG, translated from the coding sequence CTGGACACCACTCGCGGCGAGTTCGCCGACCTCGCGGCCGACGGTCCCGCCGTGGTCCGGGTCGCCGCCGAGCTCGATATCACCACGTCGCCGCTGACCGCGTACGCCGCGCTCACGGAGGGGGACTATGGTTTCTTGCTGGAGAGCGCGGAGAAGACGTCCGCGAGCGACCCGGACGGCGCGTTCCGGCCGTCGGACGCGACCGAGGACCGCCACGCGCGGTACTCGTTCGTCGGCTACGACCCCGCGGCCGTCGTCACCGCGCACCCCGACGACACCGAGGTGCGGGCGCTGCGCGACGACCGCGTCACGGAGTTCCTCGACGCCGGCGACGGCGACGTACTCGACCGCCTCCGGGGCGCGCTCCCGGACGTCGACCGCCGCGGGTTCCCCGACGAGGACCGCCAGCTGCTCGACGGCGGGCTCGTCGGCTTCCTCGCGTACGACGCCGTCTACGACCTCTGGCTCGAAGAAGTGGGCGTCGAGCGCCCGGAGACGCCGCTGCCCGACGCCGAGTTCGTGCTGACGACGCGCACGCTCGTCTTCGACCGCGCGACCGACACCGTCTCGCTGGTGTTCACGCCGCTCGTGGGTGCCGACGACGACCCCGACGACGTCTACGACACCCTCGTCGCCGAAGCCGAGCGCGTACAGCGCGAACTCGCGGCGGCCGCCGAGCCCGAGTTCGGCGGCTTCCGCGTCACCGACGAGCGGGCGGGAGCCCGCGAGGACTACGAGGACAGCGTCGAGAAGGTCAAGGAAGCAGTTCTCGACGGCGAGGTGTATCAGGCGGTGGTGTCCCGGACGCGCGAACTCGACGGCGACGTCGACCCGCGCGGCCTGTACGCGGCGCTGCGCGACGTCAACCCCTCGCCGTACATGTTCCTGCTGTCGCACGACGACCGCACCGTCGTCGGCGCGAGCCCCGAGACGCTGGTCGCCGTCCACGACGACACCGTGCTCAACAACCCAATCGCGGGCACCTGTCCCCGTGGGTCGAGCCCCGTCGAGGACCGGCGGCTCGCCGGCGAGATGCTCGCCGACGAGAAAGAGCGCGCCGAGCACACGATGCTCGTCGACCTCTCGCGGAACGACGTGCGCCGCGTCAGCGAGCCCGGGAGTGTCCGCGTCCCCGAGTTCATGCGCGTGCTCAAGTACAGCCACGTCCAGCACATCGAGTCCACCGTCACGGGGACGCTGCGCGACGACCGGGACGCCTTCGACGCCACCCGCGCGTCGTTCCCCGCCGGCACGCTGTCGGGCGCGCCGAAGGTCCGCGCGATGGAGCACATCCACGCGCTCGAAGCCTCTCCGCGCGGCATCTACGGCGGTGGCGTCGGCTACTTCTCGTGGAACGGCGACGCCGAGTTCGCCATCACCATCCGGTCCGCGACGATTACACACGATCAGGAGGACACCCTCCGCGTTCGCGCCGGCGCGGGCATCGTCGCGGACAGCGACCCCGCCGCGGAGTTCGACGAGACGGAGGCGAAGATGGACGGCGTGCTCGCCGCCGTCGAGCGAATCCGCGAGGAACGCGAGGAGCCGGAGACGCCGGAGGTGGAGGGATGA
- the trpG gene encoding anthranilate synthase component II, producing the protein MNVLFVDNFDSFTYNLVEYVSEQTVDGERPETTVLKNTASLDEVRAADPDAIVISPGPGHPKNDRDVGVTAPVLRDVSTEVPTLGVCLGMEAAVYEYGGTVDRAPEPMHGKTSPVEHDGRGVFDGIEQGFPAARYHSLACGSIPDCFEISARTDHDGTELAMAVRHREHPIAGVQFHPESVLTAAGHDIVENFLASV; encoded by the coding sequence ATGAACGTGCTGTTCGTGGACAACTTCGACTCGTTCACGTACAACCTCGTGGAGTACGTCTCCGAGCAGACCGTCGACGGCGAGCGCCCGGAGACGACCGTCCTGAAGAACACCGCGAGCCTCGACGAGGTGCGCGCCGCAGACCCGGACGCAATCGTCATCAGTCCGGGGCCCGGCCACCCGAAGAACGACCGCGACGTCGGCGTCACCGCGCCCGTGCTCCGCGACGTGAGTACGGAGGTGCCGACGCTCGGCGTCTGTCTCGGGATGGAGGCCGCGGTCTACGAGTACGGCGGCACGGTCGACCGCGCGCCCGAGCCGATGCACGGCAAGACCAGCCCCGTCGAGCACGACGGCCGCGGCGTCTTCGACGGCATCGAGCAGGGGTTCCCGGCGGCCCGGTACCACTCGCTGGCCTGCGGCTCGATTCCGGACTGCTTCGAGATCTCCGCGCGCACCGACCACGACGGCACCGAGCTCGCGATGGCGGTTCGGCACCGCGAGCACCCCATCGCGGGCGTGCAGTTCCACCCGGAGAGCGTGCTCACCGCGGCCGGCCACGACATCGTCGAGAACTTCCTCGCGTCCGTCTAA